Genomic segment of Umezawaea sp. Da 62-37:
CAGCGCCATCCTCCAGATCCCCGCGCGGACACCCGCGATGGCCGCGATGACGGCGGCGACCCTGGACACCCTGTCCGGCGGCCGCTTCCGGATGGGCCTCGGCGTGTCCGGACCGCAGGTGTCGGAGGGCTGGCACGGCGTCCGCTTCGACAAGCCGCTGGCCCGCACGCGCGAGTACGTCGACATCGTGCGGCTGGCGCTGCGCCGCGAGAAGCTGCGCTACGAGGGCAAGCACTACACGCTGCCGCTGCCCGACGGTCCCGGCAAGGCGCTCACGCTGACCGTCCACCCCGTCCGCGAGGAGATCCCGATCTACCTCGCCTCGGTCGGCCCGAAGAACCTCGAGCTCACCGGCGAGATCGCCGACGGCTGGCTCGCCCTGTTCTTCTCCCCGGAGTACTCCCAGGACTCCCTCGCGGCGGTCAAGGCCGGTCGCGAGAAGGCGGGCAAGTCCATGGAGGGCTTCGACATCGTGCCGACCATGCCGATGTTCGTCGGCGAGGACTGGCGCGCGCTGGCCGACCGGGTCCGCCCGTACGCGGCGCTCTACGTCGGCGGCATGGGCAGCCGCAAGCAGAACTTCTACAACGACCTCGCCTCCCGGATGGGCTTCGAGGCCGAGGCCGCCGAGGTGCAGGACAAGTACCTGGCGAGAGACTACGAGGGCGCCATGGCCGCGCTCCCGGTCGAGTTCCTCGACGCCACGTCGCTGCTCGGCACCAAGGAGCGGATCGCGGAGAAGATGCAGGCGCTCGCCCAGGCCGGGGTCACCACGTTGACCATCACCCCGATGCTGCAAGATCTGGAGCAGGGAGTCGCGGCGCTGCGCACCGCGGTGGAAGCTCTGGATCTGGCAGGAGTGGGTAGTTGAGCTGGTTGCAGGCCCTGGTCCTCGGACTGGTTCAAGGACTTACCGAATTCCTACCCGTGTCGTCGTCGGCGCACTTGCGGATCACGTCGACGTTGTTCTTCGGCAACGACGCGGGCGCGTCGTTCACGGCGGTCATCCAGCTCGGCACCGAACTGGCCGTGCTGATCTACTTCGCCAAGGACATCGGGCGGTTCATCTCCGCCTGGTTCCGCGGCCTGTTCAGCGCCGAGGCGCGCAAGGAGAAGGACTACCGGCTGGCCTGGTACGTGATCATCGGGTCCATCCCGATCAGCGTGCTCGGCTACATCTTCAAGGACGAGATCCGCACGTCCGCGCGCAACCTGTGGATCACCGCGACGATGCTGATCGTGTTCGGCCTGCTCCTGGGCCTCGCCGACCAGCTCGCCAAGCACGCCCGTTCCGAGCTGACCATGAAGGACGCGATCGGCATGGGGTTCGCCCAGGCCCTCGCGCTCATCCCCGGCGTCTCGCGCTCCGGCGGCACGCTCACCGCGGGCCTGTTCCTCGGCTTGGACCGGGCGGCCGCGGCGCGCTACTCGTTCCTGCTGGCGATCCCGGCGGTGTTCGGCGCGGGCATCTTCAGCATCCCGGACGTGCTGGAGCGCGGCGGCCCGAACGACGCCTCGATCCCGCAGATGATCGTGGCCACGGTCCTCGCGTTCGCGGTCGGCTACGCCACGATCGCGTGGCTGCTCAAGTACGTCTCCAAGCACAGCTACTCCGCGTTCGTCTGGTACCGGGTCATGCTCGGCATCGTGCTCATGGGCCTGCTGTCCACGGGCCTGCTGCCCGCCACCTGACGCGAAGCGCAGTCGCGAAGGCCACCATGTCCGCATGGTGGCCTTCGCGCCATCTAGGGTGGATCCCCGTGGCCACCGTGATCCTCCTTCGACATGCCCGTTCGACCGCCAACGGCTCCGGCGTCCTCGCCGGCCGCACCCCCGGCGTCTCCCTGTGCGAGAAGGGCGAGGCGCAGGCCATCGGACTGGTCGACCGGCTCAAGGGCATCCCGATCGACGCCGTCGTCGCCTCGCCCATGGACCGCTGCCAGCAGACCATCGCCCCCCTGCTGGCCGACCGCGGACTGGTCGCACTGACCGAGCCGCAACTGGCCGAGGTCGACTACGGGAGCTGGACCAACCGGGCCATCAAGGACCTCCTCGACGAACCGCTGTGGAAGGTCGTGCAGCAGCACCCCTCCGCGGCCGTGTTCCCGGAGGGCGAGGGCCTCGCCACCGTGCAGGCCAGGGCCGTCGCCGCCATCCGCGCCCACGACGCCCGCGTCACCGCCGAATTCGGCCCCCGTGCGGTGTGGCTGGCGTGCAGCCACGGCGACGTCATCAAGTCCGTGCTGGCCGACGCCCTGGGCGTCCACCTGGACGGCTTCCAACGAATCGTCGTCGACCCCGCATCAGTATCGGTCGTCCAGTACACGGAAACCCGCCCGTTCGTACTGCGCTCCAACGACAACGGCGGCGACCTCTCCGGTGTGGTCCCACCCCCCGAGCACAAGCCGTCGTCCTCGGACGCCGTAGTCGGCGGAGGAGCGGGCGGAGGAGAGGACGCGGCGGTGTAGGTCGCGCCCGACCGGGCTGACCCCGTTCTGAGCAGGCTGCCAGCAGGCCCGGTGTCGAGGACAAGCCCAACAGGCCCGGTGTCGCGCTGCCGCCGAAGCACCACGCGGACACTGGCGCCCACAGGCTGAACTGTCGTGCCCTTCCTTAATGTCGGGGCATGACGGACATCAGCCTGCGGGTGTGGGACGAAGGCGACCTGGGGTTGCTGCGGGAGCTGAACGCCGGGACGCCCACCGCGTTGGGCGGGCCGGAGTCGGACGACGCGGTGGTCGACCGGCACCGGCGCTACACCGAACTCTCGACGCAGGACTCCGGCCGCATGTACGTGGTGCTGCGAGGCACCAGCACCGCAGGCTCCATCGGCTTCTGGGAGAAGCAGTGGCAGGACGAAGCGGTCTACGAAACCGGCTGGCACGTACTGCCGGAGTTCCGCGGGCAGGGGGTCGCGGCACATGCGGCCGTGGAGATCGCCCGAATCGCCACCGACCTGGGAACGCGCAAGGAACTCCACGCCTTCCCACCCGTGGACAACCCGCCGTCGATCGCGGTGTGCCGCAAAGCGGGGTTCGCCTCGCGAGGCGTGCACGACTTCGAGTACCCCAAGGGCACCTGGATCCGCTGCGAGGACTGGTGGCTGCCGTTGTGACCCGCGGACCTGCCGGGGCCCGGACCGTGCAGGGGAGTGCGGTCCGGGCCCCGGTCGTCCGGCGGGGTCTACTTGACGTTGACCGCGGCCCACGCCCTGTTCACCGCGGCGTACTCCGCGCTGCTCGCCCCGTACAGCTCGGAGGCGGCGGCGAGGGTGCCGGTACGCGCGGCGGCGTACTTGGTGCTGGAGGTGAACTTGGTGGTCAGCGCGCGGTACCAGATCTTCTCGGCCTTGGCGCGGGTGATGCCGGTGACGGCGGCGCCGTCGTAGGTCGGGCTGTTGTAGGCGACGCCGTTGATGGTCTTGGCGCCGCTGCCCTCGGACAGCAGGTAGAAGAAGTGGTTGGCGATGCCGGACGAGTAGTGCACGTCCAGGCTGCCGACGGTGGAGGACCAGTAGTCCGCGGACTTGCCGTCCTTCGAGGGCTTGTCCATGTAGCGCAGGGGAGCGCCGGTGCCGCGGATGTCGATCTTCTCGCCGATGAGGTAGTCGCCGACGTCGGAGGTGTTGGCGGCGTTGAACTCGACCGTGGTGCCGAAGATGTCGCTGGTGGCCTCGTTCAGGCCGCCGGGCTCACCGGAGTACACCATGTTGCCGGTCGCGGACGTGACGCCGTGCGACATCTCGTGACCCGCGACGTCCAGCTCGGTCAACGGCTTCGCGTTGCCGACACCGTCGCCGTAGGTCATGCAGAAGCAGCTGTCGCTCCAGTTGGCGTTGTTGTAGGCGTTGCCGTAGTGCACCCGGCTCATCGCGCCGACGCCGTTGTTCTTGATGCCGCTGCGGCCGTGGACGTTCTTGTAGTAGTCCCACGTGGCCGCGGCGCCGTAGGCCGCGTCGACACCGGCGGTGGCCTTGTCGCTGATCGCGCCGTTGCCCCACTTGTTGTCGGCGTCGGTGAACAGCGTCCCGGTCCCGGTGCCGTTGGCGGAGTTGTTGACCGTCTGGTTGCCGCGCAGCGGGTCCTTGAGCTGGTAGGTCGACCCGGACAGGGTCGTCTGCAGCTTCACGGTGCCGCTGTACTGGCTGACACCGGTGCCCTCGACGTGCATCACGCGGTCTTCGCTCATCAGCACCTTGCCGGTGGTGGCGTCGGTGTAGACGTGCAGCTCGCTCGGCGACTGGTCGGCCTTGATCCCGGTGAGGACGACCTCCCAGGCCAGGGTCGGAGCCTGGTCGATGGCGAACACGACGAGCTGCGGCTCGGCCTTCGACCACTGCGCGCCGGTCTCGGCCGCGAGCACCGACGTGGTGGCGTCGGGGGCGGCGATCGCGGGCTTGGTCGAGACGTCGAGCTTCGCCTCGGTGGCGCGGTCGACGGAGGCGAGGTCGCCCGCCTTCGTCTGGTGCACGACGAGGTCGCCGCCGACGACGCGCAGGCCGTCGAACGTGCGGTCGTAGCGGAAGTGCCTGGTGCCGTCGGGGTCGGTGACGACATCCTTGACCACGAGCTGCTCTTGGCTGCTCAGGCCCAGTGCGGAACTCACCATTCCGGTTTGCGAGGCCGCCAGGCTCAGGGTGCCCGTGCGGTCAAGCGTCGCCGATGAGTCCGCGGCCGACTGCGGTGCGGCGGTGGCTGTGAGACCACTGACCGTCACCAGGGCGGCGGACACCAGGGCCGCGTAGCCCAGGGTCATGCGTTTCATGGACGCTCCTGTTCCAGTGCAGGGGGAATCCGCCTGTCCGTGGAATTCCACGAATTGGGCGAACGCCGAGGAACATCCCGGCCAACATCGGTGCTGACCGGGAAATCGATCGTATTGCCGCCCCTGCATGGGTAAATCGTCTCCCACGATGTGGGATCGCTTCAGATCCTGAGCGATATCGCGGGAGTTCGGGTCATCCCGCGTCCGGATATCAAATGAAATGCCAGCTCAGACTGCCTGGAAACGTCATGGCAACAATGGTGGGCAAGCGCGCGAAAGGACCATTCGTGTTAGGCCTTGTGGGCCAGCCCATTGGTCTAGGACATGTTTAGAGTTAATGACAGTGGGTGTTCGATCCATCACTCGGGATGTCCGATTTTGCCAATTGGATGACCGGATTTCACAACCCGCCCGAGCAGAGGGGCGGGGGAAGCTGTCCACCGCGTGCGCCGCGCGAGCGGGCCGACCCCGTCCGGGCGGGGTCCGCGTGGTCGAACACGCCGTTTCGACGGTGGTCGATGCCGGCTAGCATGCGGACATGCGGGCCTTGCAGCACCCGGAAGTGGACTCGGTGGAACTCACGACGGTGTTGAGCGCGCTGGCCGACCCGGTGCGGTTGCGGATAGTCGCGGAGCTGGCGCGGGCGGGCGGGGTCGTGTGCGGGCAGTTCGACGTCCCGGTCAGCATGTCGACCCTGTCGCACCACCTGAAGGTCCTGCGCGAGGCAGGGGTGCTGCGGGTGACGCCCCAGGGCAGCTACCGGACGCACGAGCTGCGGATGGACGAGATGGAACGCCGCTTCCCCGGCGTGCTGCGGTCGATCACCGAGGCCACCGCGAGCTGACCGCCCCACGACGGGCGACCGCGAGGCCGGTCAGGGGTGGTTCACGGGGACGTCCGGTGGCGCAGCAGGTGGATGCCGTCGGCGGCGGTGAAGTACGCCCACACGTTGGCGCCTCCCGGTGTGGTGGCCAGACCGGTGTCGTAGGCGCTCTTGGTGGCGAGCTGCTCGGGCAGGACGACCTCTTCCCAGCCCGCGTCGGTCCAGCGGTAGTAGACGGGCCTGGTGGTGAACGTGCCGGGCGTGGTCCTGGTGCCCCACGTCCAGCCCGCGACGACGCCGCGCAGCGTGAGGCGGCCGGTGGCGGGCGGGGTCGGGAGGGTGGTCCAGGTGTCGCCGTCCCAGCGGTGGACGCCCATGCCGTGGGGGGTGGCGCAGCCCAGCCAGACGTCGGTGGGCGAGTTGGCCGCGACGCTGGTGACGTAGCCGCGCGGGCTGGTGGCCGCGGGGAGCGGGTGGTTGGTCCAAGCGGTGCCGTCCCACCGGGTGAGGATGGGGTACCGGTAGCTGGTGGGTCCGCTGCCGGACCAGCCGCTGCCGCCCGCCCAGACGTCGGAGGGCGCGGCGGCGGTGATCGTGGTGAGGCTTTCGCGGGTGGTGGTGAGGGCTTGGTCGGACGCCCAGGTGGGGTCGGTGCGGCGGAGGGTGTGGGGGCCGCGGCCGACGACGTGGACGTGGTCGGTGGCGGTGACGGCTTTGAGCCAGCCCGCGGCGGGGGTGTCGACGCGGGCCCAGGTAGCGCCGTCGTTGTGCAGGACCAGCGGGTCGCGGTGGGTGTTGCCGACGGCCCAGACGTCGGCGGTGGTGTGGGCGGAGATGGCGATCAGGCTGGCCGCGTCGTCCAGTTCGGGGAGGTCTTCGCGGGTCCAGGTGGCGCCGTTCCAGCGCAGGACGACGGGGCGGGACGGGCGGCTGGTGAGGATGTCGGCGGTGCCGGAGATCCAGGCGTGGTCGTCGCCGAGCGCGGTGAGCGCGGTCAGGGTGGTGCTGGGTGGGAGCGGCGGGAGCGTCTGGCGTTCGAACACTCGGACTCCCGGTGGGTGGGGCTGGTTGATCGAGTCCATCGGTGCGGTGGTGGCGGTGTCAGCCGCTGGATGGGGGAATGGGCCGGATCGTGGTGCGGGACACGTTGCCCCGCGTTCCGGGCTGGAATCGGCGTGACCTGGGGCTTCGTCACGCCTGGGCGTCGCGGTCGGCGAACAGGGCGGTGAGCCGGGGGAGCCTGCGCAGGAGTTCGGCGGTGTCGTCGAAGTCCCAGGGGGCGCCGTCGGGGTCGGGGGCGACCATGGGTTCGTGGCCGCGGGCCGCGAGCGCGGTGTCGAGGCCGTCCGGGTCGCCGGTGGTGCGGCGGTAGGCCTCGCGGGCGACGTAGTCGAGTGCTTCCCAGTCGGGGTCGTCGCTGCTCGGGACACCAGGGGCGAGCGTGGCCAGGTGCTGGACGGCCGGGTGGTCGGCGAGCGCGTCGGGGTCCTCGGCGACGCGGGCGAAGCGGGTGCGGCCGAGGCCGACGAGCCAGGCGAGGAAGTAGAAGAAGCCGTCGTCGGAGCAGCCCCCGAGGACGAGGTGGGCGGCGGCCCAGTGGTCCCAGGTGTCGGCGCGGCCGCGGACGTGGTCGAGGAGGACCTGGAAGTCGGCGACGTCGGGCGGCGGGAGTCCGGCGAGCCGGGTGGTGAGCCGGTCGAGGCGGTCGTCGGGGACGCGGTCGGCGTCGTGTTCGACGAGGGTCCAGAAGGTCGTTTCGTCCACGGCGGTGACGGTAGGGGCGGGGTACGACATTTCCGGTCGGCCCGCCCCGGCGCGGATCGGAGCCCCCAGGGGTGACTTGCGGTTTCCCCCGCCCGGTAACCCGATGGTCGTAGTCGGTGGGGCGTTCTATCCTGGTCGCAGTATGGACACGCCGCTCGCCGGGTCGCCGTTGGCCGACCTGCACAAACGTCTGCCCGAGTTGATGCTTCGCGACCAGCGCAGGCTCCAACGCCGTCTCGATGGTGCCCGGAGGGTGAAGGACCAGAAGTCGAAGCACGCGATCGCGGCGGAGATCGCCGGCGAGTTCGACGACGCCGAACTGCGGTTGGCGGTGCGCCGGGAGGGCGTTCCGAAGATCGCGTACCCGGCCGAGTTGCCGGTGTCGCAGCACAAGGACGAGATCCTGGCCCTGATCCGCGACCACCAGGTGGTGATCGTGGCGGGTGAGACGGGGTCGGGCAAGACGACCCAGCTGCCGAAGATCTGCCTGGAGCTCGGCCGCGGTGTGCGGGGCCAGATCGGCCACACGCAGCCGCGCAGGCTGGCGGCGCGGACGGTGGCCGAGCGGGTCGCCGAGGAGATGAAGACACCGCTGGGGTCCGCGGTGGGCTACAAGGTGCGGTTCAGCGACCACTCCGGCGAGGACACGCTGGTGAAGCTGATGACCGACGGCATCCTGCTCGCGGAGATCCAGTCGGACCGGGATCTGAGCCGGTACGACACGCTGATCATCGACGAGGCGCACGAGCGGAGTCTGAACGTGGACTTCCTGCTGGGGTACCTCAAGCAGCTGCTGCCGCGCAGGCCCGACCTGAAGGTCGTCATCACGTCGGCGACGATCGACCCGCAGCGGTTCTCCCGGCACTTCGAGGACGCCCCGGTGATCGAGGTGTCGGGGCGGACGTACCCGGTCGAGGTGCGCTACCGGCCGGTGGTCGACCCCGAGGACGAGTTCGTGGACCCGGACCGCGATCAGACCTCGGCGATCGTCGAGGCGGTCGAGGAGCTCCAGGCGGAAGGGCCGGGCGACATCCTGGTGTTCCTGTCGGGTGAGCGGGAGATCCGCGACACGGCGGAGGCGCTGGGGCAGGCGGAGCTGCGGGGGACCGAGATCCTGCCGCTGTACGCGCGGCTGTCCTACGCCGAGCAGCACCGGGTGTTCCAGTCGCACAGCGGTCGTCGGGTGGTGTTGGCGACGAACGTGGCGGAGACGTCGCTGACGGTGCCGGGGATCAAGTACGTGATCGACCCCGGCACGGCGCGGATCTCGCGGTACAGCCATCGGCTGAAGGTGCAGAGGCTGCCGATCGAACCGGTGTCCCAGGCGTCGGCGAACCAGCGCAAGGGCCGCTGCGGACGCGTGTCGGCGGGCATCTGCGTCCGGCTGTACACCGAGGACGACTTCGAGGCGCGCCCGGAGTTCACCGACCCGGAGATCCTGCGGACGAACCTGGCGTCGGTCATCCTCCAGATGACGTCGATCGGGCTGGGCGACATCGCGGCGTTCCCCTTCATCGACGGGCCGGACGCGCGCAACATCGCCGACGGCGTGCAGTTGCTGCAGGAGTTGGGGGCGATCGACCCGGAGGTGTCGGACGTCAACAGGCGGCTGACCCCGTTGGGGCGCAAGCTGGCGCAGCTGCCGGTGGACCCGCGGCTGGCGCGGATGGTGATCGAGGCGGACCGCAACGGGTGCGTGCGCGAGGTGATGATCATCGCGGCGGCGCTGTCGATCCAGGACCCGCGGGAGCGCCCGGCGGACAAGCAGCAGGCGGCGACGGAGCAGCACTCGCGGTTCGCGGACCCGACGTCGGACTTCCTGTCGTTCGTGAACCTGTGGACCTACCTGAAGGACAAGCAGCGGGAGCTGTCGTCCAACCAGTTCCGGAAGATGTGCCGCAACGAGTTCCTGAACTACCTGCGGGTG
This window contains:
- a CDS encoding LLM class F420-dependent oxidoreductase; translation: MRLGLNLGYWGAGNDADNLELAKEADRLGFSVAWAAEAYGSDAPTVLSWIAAHTERIDIGSAILQIPARTPAMAAMTAATLDTLSGGRFRMGLGVSGPQVSEGWHGVRFDKPLARTREYVDIVRLALRREKLRYEGKHYTLPLPDGPGKALTLTVHPVREEIPIYLASVGPKNLELTGEIADGWLALFFSPEYSQDSLAAVKAGREKAGKSMEGFDIVPTMPMFVGEDWRALADRVRPYAALYVGGMGSRKQNFYNDLASRMGFEAEAAEVQDKYLARDYEGAMAALPVEFLDATSLLGTKERIAEKMQALAQAGVTTLTITPMLQDLEQGVAALRTAVEALDLAGVGS
- a CDS encoding undecaprenyl-diphosphate phosphatase, producing MSWLQALVLGLVQGLTEFLPVSSSAHLRITSTLFFGNDAGASFTAVIQLGTELAVLIYFAKDIGRFISAWFRGLFSAEARKEKDYRLAWYVIIGSIPISVLGYIFKDEIRTSARNLWITATMLIVFGLLLGLADQLAKHARSELTMKDAIGMGFAQALALIPGVSRSGGTLTAGLFLGLDRAAAARYSFLLAIPAVFGAGIFSIPDVLERGGPNDASIPQMIVATVLAFAVGYATIAWLLKYVSKHSYSAFVWYRVMLGIVLMGLLSTGLLPAT
- a CDS encoding histidine phosphatase family protein, whose product is MATVILLRHARSTANGSGVLAGRTPGVSLCEKGEAQAIGLVDRLKGIPIDAVVASPMDRCQQTIAPLLADRGLVALTEPQLAEVDYGSWTNRAIKDLLDEPLWKVVQQHPSAAVFPEGEGLATVQARAVAAIRAHDARVTAEFGPRAVWLACSHGDVIKSVLADALGVHLDGFQRIVVDPASVSVVQYTETRPFVLRSNDNGGDLSGVVPPPEHKPSSSDAVVGGGAGGGEDAAV
- a CDS encoding GNAT family N-acetyltransferase, encoding MTDISLRVWDEGDLGLLRELNAGTPTALGGPESDDAVVDRHRRYTELSTQDSGRMYVVLRGTSTAGSIGFWEKQWQDEAVYETGWHVLPEFRGQGVAAHAAVEIARIATDLGTRKELHAFPPVDNPPSIAVCRKAGFASRGVHDFEYPKGTWIRCEDWWLPL
- a CDS encoding M4 family metallopeptidase, translating into MKRMTLGYAALVSAALVTVSGLTATAAPQSAADSSATLDRTGTLSLAASQTGMVSSALGLSSQEQLVVKDVVTDPDGTRHFRYDRTFDGLRVVGGDLVVHQTKAGDLASVDRATEAKLDVSTKPAIAAPDATTSVLAAETGAQWSKAEPQLVVFAIDQAPTLAWEVVLTGIKADQSPSELHVYTDATTGKVLMSEDRVMHVEGTGVSQYSGTVKLQTTLSGSTYQLKDPLRGNQTVNNSANGTGTGTLFTDADNKWGNGAISDKATAGVDAAYGAAATWDYYKNVHGRSGIKNNGVGAMSRVHYGNAYNNANWSDSCFCMTYGDGVGNAKPLTELDVAGHEMSHGVTSATGNMVYSGEPGGLNEATSDIFGTTVEFNAANTSDVGDYLIGEKIDIRGTGAPLRYMDKPSKDGKSADYWSSTVGSLDVHYSSGIANHFFYLLSEGSGAKTINGVAYNSPTYDGAAVTGITRAKAEKIWYRALTTKFTSSTKYAAARTGTLAAASELYGASSAEYAAVNRAWAAVNVK
- a CDS encoding helix-turn-helix domain-containing protein, with the translated sequence MRALQHPEVDSVELTTVLSALADPVRLRIVAELARAGGVVCGQFDVPVSMSTLSHHLKVLREAGVLRVTPQGSYRTHELRMDEMERRFPGVLRSITEATAS
- a CDS encoding DUF4240 domain-containing protein → MDETTFWTLVEHDADRVPDDRLDRLTTRLAGLPPPDVADFQVLLDHVRGRADTWDHWAAAHLVLGGCSDDGFFYFLAWLVGLGRTRFARVAEDPDALADHPAVQHLATLAPGVPSSDDPDWEALDYVAREAYRRTTGDPDGLDTALAARGHEPMVAPDPDGAPWDFDDTAELLRRLPRLTALFADRDAQA